One Cyclopterus lumpus isolate fCycLum1 chromosome 7, fCycLum1.pri, whole genome shotgun sequence DNA window includes the following coding sequences:
- the LOC117733692 gene encoding chitin-binding domain protein cbd-1-like → MGKLTLTAGLCVIIASLGLPGLVTGTTLLPGNPCNGRLDGNYANPDDQHTFYQCVAGNTYVQPCPAGLVYNPSKDYCDYPAPTTSTLQGFCHGKVDGNYANPDDLHTFYQCVAGNTYVQPCPAGLVYNPSKDYCDYPAPTTSTLQGFCHGKVDGNYANPDDLHTFYQCVAGNTYVQPCPAGLVYNPSKDYCDYPAPTASTLQGYCQGRADGNYRNPDDLHTFYQCVAGKTYVQPCPAGLVYRPCKNACDYPAQT, encoded by the exons ATGGGCAAGCTCACTCTAACTGCAG GTCTCTGTGTGATCATCGCCAGCTTGG GTTTACCTGGCCTTGTGACAGGAACTACATTACTTCCTGGAAACCCCTGTAATGGAAGATTGGATGGGAACTACGCTAACCCTGATGACCAACACACTTTTTAtcaatgtgtagctggaaacacctacgtccaaccatgcccagcaggtttggtgtataacccatccaaagattattgtgactatcctgctccaACTACCAGTACACTTCAAGGATTCTGTCACGGAAAAGTGGATGGGAACTACGCTAACCCTGATGACCTACACACTTTTTAtcaatgtgtagctggaaacacctacgtccaaccatgcccagcaggtttggtgtataacccatccaaagattattgtgactatcctgctccaACTACCAGTACACTTCAAGGATTCTGTCACGGAAAAGTGGATGGGAACTACGCTAACCCTGATGACCTACACACTTTTTAtcaatgtgtagctggaaacacctacgtccaaccatgcccagcaggtttggtgtataacccatccaaagattattgtgactatcctgctccaACTGCCAGTACACTTCAAGGATACTGTCAAGGAAGAGCAGATGGGAACTACCGCAACCCTGATGACCTACACACTTTTTAtcaatgtgtagctggaaaaacctacgtccaaccatgcccagcaggtttggtgtatagaCCATGCAAAAATGcatgtgactatcctgctcaaacctAG